In a single window of the Deinococcus aetherius genome:
- the hisH gene encoding imidazole glycerol phosphate synthase subunit HisH codes for MTPEVLLLDYGAGNVRSAAKALERAGMTVRVSDSPADVPHAPALVVPGQGHFRQVMEAFDTSGFHGPVMDATRAGTPLLGICVGMQMLLSGSEEAPGTPGLNLVPGTVRRFEAAPDRKVPQMGWNSLDKVGDSPLLRDLACPAYAYFVHSYYVPLGVDVDAGAITEYGVPFWAAFSHGNLHATQFHPEKSGAVGLAILERFRRHVLGG; via the coding sequence GTGACCCCCGAAGTCCTCCTCCTCGACTACGGCGCCGGGAACGTCCGCAGCGCCGCCAAGGCGCTGGAGCGCGCCGGAATGACCGTTCGCGTCTCCGACTCGCCCGCCGACGTGCCCCACGCGCCCGCCCTCGTCGTACCCGGGCAGGGCCACTTCCGGCAGGTCATGGAGGCTTTCGACACGAGCGGCTTCCACGGCCCGGTCATGGACGCCACCCGTGCGGGCACGCCCCTCCTGGGCATCTGCGTGGGGATGCAGATGCTCCTGTCGGGCTCGGAGGAGGCGCCCGGCACCCCGGGGCTGAACCTCGTGCCCGGCACGGTGCGGAGGTTCGAGGCCGCCCCTGACCGCAAGGTGCCCCAGATGGGCTGGAACAGCCTCGACAAGGTGGGCGACTCGCCCCTGCTGCGGGACCTCGCCTGCCCCGCCTACGCCTACTTCGTCCACTCGTACTACGTGCCGCTGGGCGTGGACGTGGACGCGGGCGCGATCACCGAGTACGGGGTGCCCTTCTGGGCCGCCTTCAGCCACGGCAATCTCCATGCCACCCAGTTCCACCCGGAAAAGAGCGGGGCGGTGGGGCTCGCCATCCTGGAACGGTTTCGGCGGCATGTGCTGGGGGGGTAG
- a CDS encoding 1,4-alpha-glucan branching enzyme, whose translation MNDLLPPGVLPLDHGHLQKLATADLVRPDHLLGAHPVTEDGVEGVRFAVWAPNAQHVSVVGDFNGWNGFDNAMQRLDFGFWRAFVAEARHGQRYKFRVTGADGRTVDKMDPYGTFFEARPNTASIVWDQPFTWTDQTWMQERRAGYDRPISVYEVHVESWARQEGGWFLNYRDLAHRLAEYVGYLGYTHVELMGVMEHPFDGSWGYQVTGYYAPTSRMGSPEDFKYLVNHLHEKGIGVYLDWVPGHFPTDEVGLAHFDGGPLYEYSDPRKGFHNDWNTYIFDYGRNEVVMFLIGSALKWLQDFHIDGLRVDAVASMLYLDFSRTEWVPNVHGGRENLEAIAFLRRLNEVTHHMAPGSVTIAEESTAFSGVTKPTPGGLGFDYKWAMGWMNDTLRYFEEDPLWRKYHHHALTFFNVYRATENYVLAISHDEVVHLKKSMIMKMPGDWYAQRANYRSFLALMWTTPGKKLLFMGQEFAQPTEWSFEQGLPWHLADIPDHRGIMNLVRRLNTLYRERPDWHVGDVGSEGQVWVSGDDADNSVYAYLRRDPQGGAWSLVVANLTPVYRDLYPIGVPQRGQYRVLLSTDDGEYGGFGTQQPDLTTKDEGWHGQPCHLRLNLPPTSVLVLEYAGETGQAVPTGPQAQAQTTEADAREDVADPELKETAPPVTPPTGDSGTGNSEER comes from the coding sequence ATGAACGATCTGCTCCCGCCGGGTGTGCTGCCCCTCGATCACGGCCACCTGCAAAAGCTCGCCACCGCCGACCTGGTGCGGCCCGACCACCTGCTCGGCGCGCACCCGGTCACGGAGGACGGGGTGGAGGGCGTGCGCTTCGCGGTGTGGGCGCCGAATGCCCAGCACGTCAGCGTTGTGGGGGACTTCAACGGCTGGAACGGCTTCGACAACGCCATGCAAAGGCTCGACTTCGGCTTCTGGAGGGCCTTCGTGGCTGAAGCGCGGCACGGGCAGCGCTACAAGTTCCGGGTGACGGGGGCGGACGGGCGCACGGTCGACAAGATGGACCCCTACGGCACCTTCTTCGAGGCGCGCCCCAACACGGCCAGCATCGTCTGGGACCAGCCCTTCACGTGGACCGACCAGACCTGGATGCAGGAACGCCGGGCCGGGTACGACCGCCCCATCTCCGTGTACGAGGTCCACGTCGAGTCCTGGGCGCGGCAGGAGGGCGGCTGGTTCCTCAATTACCGCGACCTCGCCCACCGCCTCGCCGAGTACGTGGGTTACCTCGGCTACACCCACGTCGAGCTGATGGGCGTGATGGAGCACCCCTTCGACGGCTCCTGGGGCTATCAGGTGACGGGCTACTACGCCCCGACGAGCCGCATGGGCAGCCCCGAGGACTTCAAGTACCTCGTCAACCACCTCCACGAGAAGGGGATCGGCGTGTACCTCGACTGGGTGCCCGGCCACTTCCCGACGGACGAGGTGGGCTTGGCGCACTTCGACGGCGGGCCGCTCTACGAGTATTCGGATCCCCGCAAGGGTTTCCACAACGACTGGAACACCTACATCTTCGACTACGGCCGCAACGAGGTCGTGATGTTTCTGATCGGCTCGGCGCTCAAATGGCTCCAGGATTTCCACATCGACGGGCTGCGGGTGGACGCGGTGGCCTCGATGCTCTACCTCGACTTCTCGCGCACCGAGTGGGTGCCGAACGTCCACGGCGGGCGCGAGAACCTGGAGGCCATCGCCTTTCTCAGGCGGCTGAACGAGGTGACGCACCACATGGCGCCCGGAAGCGTGACCATCGCCGAGGAGAGCACGGCCTTCTCCGGCGTGACGAAGCCGACGCCGGGCGGTCTGGGCTTCGACTACAAGTGGGCGATGGGCTGGATGAACGACACCCTGCGCTACTTCGAGGAAGATCCCCTCTGGCGCAAGTACCACCACCACGCGCTGACCTTTTTCAACGTGTACCGAGCCACCGAGAACTACGTCCTGGCGATCAGCCACGACGAGGTCGTCCACCTCAAGAAGTCGATGATCATGAAGATGCCCGGCGACTGGTACGCCCAGCGGGCGAACTACCGCTCCTTTCTGGCCCTGATGTGGACCACGCCGGGCAAGAAGCTCCTCTTCATGGGGCAGGAGTTCGCCCAGCCGACCGAGTGGAGCTTCGAACAGGGCCTGCCGTGGCACCTCGCGGACATCCCCGACCACCGGGGCATCATGAACCTCGTGCGGCGGCTCAATACCCTCTACCGCGAGCGCCCCGACTGGCACGTCGGCGACGTGGGCTCCGAGGGGCAGGTGTGGGTGAGCGGCGACGACGCCGACAACAGCGTGTACGCCTACCTCCGCCGCGACCCGCAGGGAGGTGCGTGGAGCCTTGTCGTCGCCAACCTGACCCCGGTGTACCGTGACCTGTACCCCATCGGCGTGCCGCAGAGGGGCCAGTACCGGGTGCTGCTCTCCACCGACGACGGCGAGTACGGCGGTTTCGGCACCCAGCAGCCCGACCTGACCACCAAGGACGAGGGGTGGCACGGTCAGCCCTGCCACCTGCGGCTGAACCTCCCGCCCACCAGCGTGCTCGTCCTCGAATACGCGGGGGAGACGGGTCAGGCCGTGCCCACCGGGCCCCAGGCCCAAGCGCAGACGACGGAGGCCGACGCCCGGGAGGACGTAGCCGATCCTGAGCTGAAGGAGACGGCGCCGCCCGTGACGCCGCCCACCGGGGACAGTGGGACCGGGAACAGCGAGGAGCGTTGA